In one window of Dermochelys coriacea isolate rDerCor1 chromosome 3, rDerCor1.pri.v4, whole genome shotgun sequence DNA:
- the EFHC1 gene encoding EF-hand domain-containing protein 1 isoform X2, which produces MKSSFHRSQTLGYRNGFACSRLPTMGIGRERLYVNQLSQAELDELSNKRPTLTYGQATQAPPSDFIPAHVAFDKKVLKFDAYFQEDVSISTEEHFRIRQVGIYYYLEDDSMSVMEPIVENSGIPQGKLIKRQRIPKNDRGDHYHWKDLNRGMNITIYGKTFRIVDCDPFTQVFLESQGIELNLPEKMIFDPYMELRKMPMRTYITPSNFDQLKQFLTFDKQVLRFYAIWDDTENMFGEKRPFIIHYYLADDTVEVRELHERNDGRDPFPVLIRRQHLPKSFVDKMKTFPRCVLEISNQEVLEWYTAKDFAVGKPVTLLGRSFFIYDCDEFTRQFYYEKFGITDFQPVDVKKKPPEEVPQIIPPYNGYGFLEDSLQNCFSLLPHPPRKNFIKMLENDHKVLRYQVALESPNPEERKRRFILSYFLSTDMISIYEPPVRNSGIIGGKYLGKTKVPKPGSTTDNPIYYEPADLTIGATVEVFGHRFIITDADEYVLNYMESNVESFPAATLRSLRDHFAPRRRAAQAAESQLAAGTGRQELEELVKQVQEQLKNRNYLSNSSMREAFLHHDKDGSGFLDNAEFFALCNQFNLPVSDALVNKLISLCSHGENKINYHDFIRAFSC; this is translated from the exons AAATCGTCTTTCCATCGCTCCCAGACACTGGGCTATAGGAATGGCTTTGCCTGTTCGCGGCTACCGACGATGGGGATAGGCAGGGAGCGACTCTATGTGAACCAGCTGTCCCAGGCTGAATTAGATGAACTGTCCAACAAGAGACCCACGCTGACCTACGGGCAAGCCACGCAGGCCCCACCTTCTGACTTCATTCCAGCACATGTGGCTTTCGACAAAAAG GTATTAAAGTTTGATGCCTATTTCCAGGAAGATGTTTCCATATCCACAGAAGAGCATTTCCGGATCCGCCAAGTGGGTATTTATTACTACTTGGAGGATGACAGCATGTCTGTCATGGAGCCCATCGTGGAGAACTCTGGTATTCCTCAGGGCAAGCTCATCAAACGCCAGCGGATTCCCAAGAATGACCGCGGGGACCATTACCACTGGAAAGACCTGAATCGGGGCATGAACATCACCATCTATGGCAAGACTTTCCGCATAGTCGACTGTGACCCATTCACACAG GTATTTCTGGAGAGCCAAGGAATTGAGCTGAACCTTCCTGAGAAAATGATTTTCGACCCATACATGGAGCTCCGGAAGATGCCCATGCGCACGTACATCACACCGTCAAACTTCGACCAGCTCAAACAGTTTCTGACCTTTGACAAGCAG GTCCTTCGCTTCTATGCCATATGGGacgacacagagaacatgtttgGCGAGAAACGGCCTTTCATCATCCATTACTACCTAGCGGACGACACGGTGGAGGTTCGGGAACTCCATGAGCGCAACGATGGCAGAGACCCTTTCCCAGTGCTGATCAGACGCCAGCACTTGCCCAAAAGCTTTGTGGACAAGATGA aaaccttccccCGCTGCGTGCTGGAGATCTCCAATCAGGAGGTATTGGAGTGGTACACTGCCAAAGATTTCGCCGTTGGCAAGCCCGTCACCCTCTTGGGGCGCAGCTTCTTCATCTACGACTGTGATGAGTTCACAAGACAGTTCTATTATGAGAAGTTTGGCATCACTGACTTCCAGCCCGTGGATGTAAAGAAGAAGCCACCAGAGGAAGTGCCACAG ATCATTCCTCCCTACAACGGTTACGGCTTCCTCGAAGACTCCCTGCAGAACTGCTTCTCCCTACTGCCGCATCCCCCCAGGAAAAACTTTATTAAGATGCTAGAGAATGACCACAAGGTGCTGCGCTATCAGGTTGCACTG GAATCGCCAAACCCTGAGGAGAGAAAGCGCCGGTTCATCCTCTCCTATTTCCTCTCCACTGACATGATCAGCATCTATGAGCCGCCTGTCCGCAATTCAGGCATCATTGGAGGCAAATACTTAGGAAAGACGAAAGTCCCCAAGCCAGGCTCCACTACAGATAACCCCATTTACTACGAGCCAGCAGACCTCACCATTGGTGCCACAGTTGAAG TATTTGGCCACAGGTTTATCATCACCGATGCTGACGAGTACGTCTTGAATTACATGGAAAGCAATGTCGAGAGTTTCCCTGCAGCAACGCTGCGGTCTCTGCGGGATCACTTTGCCCCTCGCCGAAGGGCAGCGCAGGCAGCTGAGAG CCAGTTAGCCGCGGGGACAGGCAggcaggaactggaggagctagTGAAGCAGGTTCAAGAGCAGCTGAAGAACCGTAACTACTTAAGCAACAGCAGCATGCGGGAGGCGTTCCTTCACCACGACAAGGACGGCTCCGGATTCCTCGACAACGCAGAATTCTTTGCCCTCTGCAACCAATTCAATCTGCCGGTCAGCGATGCCCTAGTTAACAAG CTGATCAGCCTGTGTTCGCATGGGGAGAACAAGATCAATTACCATGACTTTATCAGAGCTTTCTCCTGCTGA
- the EFHC1 gene encoding EF-hand domain-containing protein 1 isoform X1: MSAHPVHGLPLLPGSAFSDPTKSSFHRSQTLGYRNGFACSRLPTMGIGRERLYVNQLSQAELDELSNKRPTLTYGQATQAPPSDFIPAHVAFDKKVLKFDAYFQEDVSISTEEHFRIRQVGIYYYLEDDSMSVMEPIVENSGIPQGKLIKRQRIPKNDRGDHYHWKDLNRGMNITIYGKTFRIVDCDPFTQVFLESQGIELNLPEKMIFDPYMELRKMPMRTYITPSNFDQLKQFLTFDKQVLRFYAIWDDTENMFGEKRPFIIHYYLADDTVEVRELHERNDGRDPFPVLIRRQHLPKSFVDKMKTFPRCVLEISNQEVLEWYTAKDFAVGKPVTLLGRSFFIYDCDEFTRQFYYEKFGITDFQPVDVKKKPPEEVPQIIPPYNGYGFLEDSLQNCFSLLPHPPRKNFIKMLENDHKVLRYQVALESPNPEERKRRFILSYFLSTDMISIYEPPVRNSGIIGGKYLGKTKVPKPGSTTDNPIYYEPADLTIGATVEVFGHRFIITDADEYVLNYMESNVESFPAATLRSLRDHFAPRRRAAQAAESQLAAGTGRQELEELVKQVQEQLKNRNYLSNSSMREAFLHHDKDGSGFLDNAEFFALCNQFNLPVSDALVNKLISLCSHGENKINYHDFIRAFSC, translated from the exons AAATCGTCTTTCCATCGCTCCCAGACACTGGGCTATAGGAATGGCTTTGCCTGTTCGCGGCTACCGACGATGGGGATAGGCAGGGAGCGACTCTATGTGAACCAGCTGTCCCAGGCTGAATTAGATGAACTGTCCAACAAGAGACCCACGCTGACCTACGGGCAAGCCACGCAGGCCCCACCTTCTGACTTCATTCCAGCACATGTGGCTTTCGACAAAAAG GTATTAAAGTTTGATGCCTATTTCCAGGAAGATGTTTCCATATCCACAGAAGAGCATTTCCGGATCCGCCAAGTGGGTATTTATTACTACTTGGAGGATGACAGCATGTCTGTCATGGAGCCCATCGTGGAGAACTCTGGTATTCCTCAGGGCAAGCTCATCAAACGCCAGCGGATTCCCAAGAATGACCGCGGGGACCATTACCACTGGAAAGACCTGAATCGGGGCATGAACATCACCATCTATGGCAAGACTTTCCGCATAGTCGACTGTGACCCATTCACACAG GTATTTCTGGAGAGCCAAGGAATTGAGCTGAACCTTCCTGAGAAAATGATTTTCGACCCATACATGGAGCTCCGGAAGATGCCCATGCGCACGTACATCACACCGTCAAACTTCGACCAGCTCAAACAGTTTCTGACCTTTGACAAGCAG GTCCTTCGCTTCTATGCCATATGGGacgacacagagaacatgtttgGCGAGAAACGGCCTTTCATCATCCATTACTACCTAGCGGACGACACGGTGGAGGTTCGGGAACTCCATGAGCGCAACGATGGCAGAGACCCTTTCCCAGTGCTGATCAGACGCCAGCACTTGCCCAAAAGCTTTGTGGACAAGATGA aaaccttccccCGCTGCGTGCTGGAGATCTCCAATCAGGAGGTATTGGAGTGGTACACTGCCAAAGATTTCGCCGTTGGCAAGCCCGTCACCCTCTTGGGGCGCAGCTTCTTCATCTACGACTGTGATGAGTTCACAAGACAGTTCTATTATGAGAAGTTTGGCATCACTGACTTCCAGCCCGTGGATGTAAAGAAGAAGCCACCAGAGGAAGTGCCACAG ATCATTCCTCCCTACAACGGTTACGGCTTCCTCGAAGACTCCCTGCAGAACTGCTTCTCCCTACTGCCGCATCCCCCCAGGAAAAACTTTATTAAGATGCTAGAGAATGACCACAAGGTGCTGCGCTATCAGGTTGCACTG GAATCGCCAAACCCTGAGGAGAGAAAGCGCCGGTTCATCCTCTCCTATTTCCTCTCCACTGACATGATCAGCATCTATGAGCCGCCTGTCCGCAATTCAGGCATCATTGGAGGCAAATACTTAGGAAAGACGAAAGTCCCCAAGCCAGGCTCCACTACAGATAACCCCATTTACTACGAGCCAGCAGACCTCACCATTGGTGCCACAGTTGAAG TATTTGGCCACAGGTTTATCATCACCGATGCTGACGAGTACGTCTTGAATTACATGGAAAGCAATGTCGAGAGTTTCCCTGCAGCAACGCTGCGGTCTCTGCGGGATCACTTTGCCCCTCGCCGAAGGGCAGCGCAGGCAGCTGAGAG CCAGTTAGCCGCGGGGACAGGCAggcaggaactggaggagctagTGAAGCAGGTTCAAGAGCAGCTGAAGAACCGTAACTACTTAAGCAACAGCAGCATGCGGGAGGCGTTCCTTCACCACGACAAGGACGGCTCCGGATTCCTCGACAACGCAGAATTCTTTGCCCTCTGCAACCAATTCAATCTGCCGGTCAGCGATGCCCTAGTTAACAAG CTGATCAGCCTGTGTTCGCATGGGGAGAACAAGATCAATTACCATGACTTTATCAGAGCTTTCTCCTGCTGA
- the EFHC1 gene encoding EF-hand domain-containing protein 1 isoform X3, which translates to MSAHPVHGLPLLPGSAFSDPTKSSFHRSQTLGYRNGFACSRLPTMGIGRERLYVNQLSQAELDELSNKRPTLTYGQATQAPPSDFIPAHVAFDKKVLKFDAYFQEDVSISTEEHFRIRQVGIYYYLEDDSMSVMEPIVENSGIPQGKLIKRQRIPKNDRGDHYHWKDLNRGMNITIYGKTFRIVDCDPFTQVFLESQGIELNLPEKMIFDPYMELRKMPMRTYITPSNFDQLKQFLTFDKQVLRFYAIWDDTENMFGEKRPFIIHYYLADDTVEVRELHERNDGRDPFPVLIRRQHLPKSFVDKMKTFPRCVLEISNQEVLEWYTAKDFAVGKPVTLLGRSFFIYDCDEFTRQFYYEKFGITDFQPVDVKKKPPEEVPQIIPPYNGYGFLEDSLQNCFSLLPHPPRKNFIKMLENDHKVLRYQVALESPNPEERKRRFILSYFLSTDMISIYEPPVRNSGIIGGKYLGKTKVPKPGSTTDNPIYYEPADLTIGATVEVFGHRFIITDADEYVLNYMESNVESFPAATLRSLRDHFAPRRRAAQAAES; encoded by the exons AAATCGTCTTTCCATCGCTCCCAGACACTGGGCTATAGGAATGGCTTTGCCTGTTCGCGGCTACCGACGATGGGGATAGGCAGGGAGCGACTCTATGTGAACCAGCTGTCCCAGGCTGAATTAGATGAACTGTCCAACAAGAGACCCACGCTGACCTACGGGCAAGCCACGCAGGCCCCACCTTCTGACTTCATTCCAGCACATGTGGCTTTCGACAAAAAG GTATTAAAGTTTGATGCCTATTTCCAGGAAGATGTTTCCATATCCACAGAAGAGCATTTCCGGATCCGCCAAGTGGGTATTTATTACTACTTGGAGGATGACAGCATGTCTGTCATGGAGCCCATCGTGGAGAACTCTGGTATTCCTCAGGGCAAGCTCATCAAACGCCAGCGGATTCCCAAGAATGACCGCGGGGACCATTACCACTGGAAAGACCTGAATCGGGGCATGAACATCACCATCTATGGCAAGACTTTCCGCATAGTCGACTGTGACCCATTCACACAG GTATTTCTGGAGAGCCAAGGAATTGAGCTGAACCTTCCTGAGAAAATGATTTTCGACCCATACATGGAGCTCCGGAAGATGCCCATGCGCACGTACATCACACCGTCAAACTTCGACCAGCTCAAACAGTTTCTGACCTTTGACAAGCAG GTCCTTCGCTTCTATGCCATATGGGacgacacagagaacatgtttgGCGAGAAACGGCCTTTCATCATCCATTACTACCTAGCGGACGACACGGTGGAGGTTCGGGAACTCCATGAGCGCAACGATGGCAGAGACCCTTTCCCAGTGCTGATCAGACGCCAGCACTTGCCCAAAAGCTTTGTGGACAAGATGA aaaccttccccCGCTGCGTGCTGGAGATCTCCAATCAGGAGGTATTGGAGTGGTACACTGCCAAAGATTTCGCCGTTGGCAAGCCCGTCACCCTCTTGGGGCGCAGCTTCTTCATCTACGACTGTGATGAGTTCACAAGACAGTTCTATTATGAGAAGTTTGGCATCACTGACTTCCAGCCCGTGGATGTAAAGAAGAAGCCACCAGAGGAAGTGCCACAG ATCATTCCTCCCTACAACGGTTACGGCTTCCTCGAAGACTCCCTGCAGAACTGCTTCTCCCTACTGCCGCATCCCCCCAGGAAAAACTTTATTAAGATGCTAGAGAATGACCACAAGGTGCTGCGCTATCAGGTTGCACTG GAATCGCCAAACCCTGAGGAGAGAAAGCGCCGGTTCATCCTCTCCTATTTCCTCTCCACTGACATGATCAGCATCTATGAGCCGCCTGTCCGCAATTCAGGCATCATTGGAGGCAAATACTTAGGAAAGACGAAAGTCCCCAAGCCAGGCTCCACTACAGATAACCCCATTTACTACGAGCCAGCAGACCTCACCATTGGTGCCACAGTTGAAG TATTTGGCCACAGGTTTATCATCACCGATGCTGACGAGTACGTCTTGAATTACATGGAAAGCAATGTCGAGAGTTTCCCTGCAGCAACGCTGCGGTCTCTGCGGGATCACTTTGCCCCTCGCCGAAGGGCAGCGCAGGCAGCTGAGAG CTGA